A portion of the Bdellovibrio bacteriovorus genome contains these proteins:
- a CDS encoding agmatinase family protein encodes MSEKNVKFDPTTTISAEFGIFGIPMTEEESRVILVPVPWEVTTSYGEGASRGPKIIRQASEQIDLFDIEVGKAYEVGYHMRDFPEDLCQMNDRFKAVAQELIEMRTSMSEDHAKMDLLASEVNVACENMTQWVYDQCSDVLKKGKLLGLVGGDHSTPLGAIRAVSNKFKGDFGVLHIDAHADLRKGYQGFKQSHASIMYNVMTDAKKPKKLVQVGIRDFCEEEYDFSNSREDIKTHYDLELKRRMLKGETWEKLCQDIIKDLPQNVYISFDIDGLDPAFCPHTGTPVPGGLSVDQVFFLFREVHNSGRKIIAFDLNEVSTGGLAEHEVEWDGNVGARILYKMCGWLVKSNA; translated from the coding sequence ATGTCTGAGAAGAACGTCAAGTTCGACCCCACCACCACTATTTCCGCTGAGTTCGGCATCTTCGGCATCCCAATGACGGAAGAGGAATCTAGAGTCATTTTAGTACCAGTGCCATGGGAAGTAACGACATCTTACGGCGAGGGCGCCTCCCGCGGACCCAAGATCATCCGCCAAGCCAGTGAACAGATTGACCTTTTTGATATCGAAGTCGGTAAAGCTTACGAAGTTGGTTATCACATGCGCGACTTCCCGGAAGATCTTTGCCAAATGAATGATCGCTTTAAAGCGGTTGCACAAGAACTGATTGAAATGCGCACCAGCATGAGCGAAGACCACGCCAAAATGGATTTATTAGCAAGCGAAGTGAATGTGGCTTGTGAAAATATGACCCAATGGGTTTATGACCAATGCTCTGACGTCCTTAAAAAAGGAAAGCTTTTAGGACTTGTGGGCGGCGACCACTCCACCCCGCTTGGAGCCATCCGTGCGGTGAGCAACAAGTTCAAAGGCGACTTTGGTGTTTTACACATAGATGCTCACGCCGACTTACGCAAAGGCTATCAGGGCTTCAAACAGTCCCATGCTTCAATCATGTACAACGTCATGACGGACGCGAAAAAACCAAAAAAATTGGTGCAAGTGGGAATTCGCGATTTCTGCGAAGAAGAATACGACTTTAGCAACTCTCGCGAAGATATCAAAACTCACTATGACCTTGAGCTTAAACGTCGCATGCTCAAAGGGGAAACTTGGGAAAAGCTTTGCCAAGACATCATTAAAGATTTGCCGCAAAACGTATACATCTCCTTTGATATCGACGGGCTAGACCCTGCTTTCTGCCCCCATACGGGAACACCAGTTCCAGGTGGTTTGAGTGTAGATCAGGTCTTCTTTTTATTCCGCGAAGTCCACAACTCAGGTCGCAAAATCATCGCTTTTGATTTGAATGAGGTTTCAACGGGCGGCCTTGCTGAACACGAAGTGGAATGGGACGGCAACGTAGGCGCGCGTATTTTGTATAAAATGTGCGGCTGGTTGGTGAAATCCAATGCTTAA
- the speA gene encoding biosynthetic arginine decarboxylase, with the protein MSNWSPEKSAALYGINNWGNGYFRINGAGNVSVTPMGASGPSVDLYELTQDLLDRGIRVPIMIRFPEIIKSRVELLNGCFQKAFADHGYKGNYCGVYPIKVNQQRHLVQELVKYGKGFKMGLECGSKPELLVVLALMNTENALIICNGFKDVEYIETAILSQKLGRNTIIVVDRKEELQLIINAAKKFNTRPKIGFRAKLNTQGAGKWVDSSGARSKFGLTAVEIVEGVELLKKEGMLDCLELLHYHIGSQVPQIQSIKSSLKEGARFYTELYKMGAGLKYIDVGGGLGIDYDGSGHSDSSVNYSEQEYANDIVSVLQTLCDEKEIPHPSIVTESGRFLVAHHSVLVFNVMGVNDLHRHEPPRPATKTDPSIMRDMQYIFEKVNKDNINECFNDLEQAKQETLQLFTYGVLTLEQRAWCESMYFAISTKMVKIAKTTPDTEDIISSLSKELCDTYYSNFSLFQSLPDSWAVGQLFPVIPIHRLGEEPVREATLADLTCDSDGVIEKFIDTESGEPKETVRLHQFTDGQQYYLGVFLTGAYQEILGDLHNLFGDTDAVHISLNDMGYTIDHYVPGDTVTEVLSYVQYGRSEMVDNVRQATEDSIQKGSITKQEAKLLIKHYEEGLSGYTYLEEPE; encoded by the coding sequence ATGAGCAACTGGAGTCCAGAGAAAAGCGCCGCTTTATATGGAATTAATAACTGGGGTAATGGTTATTTCCGAATTAATGGAGCAGGCAACGTCTCGGTGACGCCCATGGGAGCCTCAGGCCCTTCAGTTGATCTTTACGAACTGACCCAAGATCTTTTGGATCGCGGCATCCGCGTTCCTATCATGATCCGCTTTCCTGAAATTATTAAATCCCGTGTGGAATTGCTGAATGGATGCTTTCAAAAAGCCTTTGCCGACCACGGTTATAAGGGCAATTATTGCGGCGTTTATCCAATCAAAGTGAATCAACAACGTCACTTGGTGCAAGAGTTGGTAAAATACGGAAAAGGCTTTAAAATGGGCCTTGAGTGCGGTTCTAAACCAGAACTTCTGGTGGTGCTTGCGCTTATGAACACCGAAAATGCTTTGATTATCTGCAACGGCTTTAAAGACGTTGAGTATATTGAGACTGCGATCTTGTCACAAAAACTAGGTCGCAACACGATCATCGTTGTGGACCGCAAAGAAGAGCTGCAACTGATCATCAATGCCGCTAAGAAATTCAATACTCGCCCCAAAATCGGCTTCCGCGCGAAATTAAACACGCAAGGTGCGGGTAAATGGGTTGATTCTTCCGGCGCTCGTTCTAAATTTGGTTTAACGGCGGTGGAAATCGTCGAAGGTGTGGAGCTTCTAAAAAAAGAAGGCATGCTGGATTGTCTTGAGCTTCTTCATTACCACATCGGCTCTCAGGTACCTCAAATTCAGTCAATTAAGTCCTCCCTTAAAGAAGGCGCGCGTTTTTACACTGAACTTTATAAAATGGGTGCCGGTCTTAAATACATCGACGTGGGTGGCGGCTTAGGAATCGATTACGATGGCTCTGGCCACTCTGACAGCTCGGTGAACTATTCTGAACAAGAATATGCCAACGATATCGTGTCTGTTTTGCAAACTCTGTGTGACGAAAAAGAAATTCCTCATCCAAGTATTGTGACGGAATCCGGTCGCTTCTTGGTGGCCCATCACTCCGTTTTGGTTTTCAATGTTATGGGAGTGAACGACCTTCACCGCCATGAACCGCCTCGTCCGGCGACGAAAACGGATCCATCAATCATGCGGGATATGCAGTACATCTTTGAAAAGGTGAACAAAGACAATATCAACGAATGCTTCAATGACTTAGAACAAGCTAAGCAAGAAACTTTGCAGCTGTTCACTTATGGCGTTTTGACTCTTGAACAACGCGCCTGGTGTGAATCGATGTATTTCGCCATCTCTACCAAAATGGTAAAAATCGCCAAAACTACGCCAGATACAGAAGACATTATTTCTTCTCTTTCCAAAGAGCTTTGCGACACCTATTATTCAAATTTCTCTTTGTTCCAATCTCTTCCGGATTCTTGGGCCGTGGGACAATTGTTCCCAGTGATCCCCATTCACCGCTTGGGCGAAGAGCCTGTGCGTGAGGCGACTTTGGCAGACTTAACTTGTGACTCTGACGGTGTGATTGAAAAATTCATCGACACTGAATCTGGTGAACCTAAAGAAACAGTTCGTCTTCACCAATTCACCGATGGGCAACAGTATTACTTGGGCGTGTTCTTAACGGGCGCTTACCAAGAGATTCTTGGCGACTTGCACAATCTTTTTGGTGACACCGATGCCGTTCATATTTCATTAAACGACATGGGCTACACCATTGATCACTATGTTCCGGGCGACACCGTGACGGAAGTTCTTTCTTACGTGCAGTACGGAAGATCTGAGATGGTTGATAACGTTCGCCAAGCGACCGAAGATTCTATTCAAAAAGGTTCGATCACAAAGCAAGAAGCCAAGCTTTTGATCAAACACTACGAAGAAGGACTTTCCGGCTACACCTACCTCGAAGAACCAGAATAA
- the leuS gene encoding leucine--tRNA ligase has product MALNFTEIEQKWQTKWAEAKAFEADMKSTKPKYYALDMFPYPSGSGLHVGHIASYTPADIISRYKRANGFNVLHPMGYDAFGLPAEQYAIQTGIHPAVTTRKAIESFRKTLQTFGFSFDWSREISTCEPDYYKWTQFIFLKLYERGLAYQKEVPVNWCPALKTVLANDEVIDGKSERGGHPVIRVPMKQWMLKITDYAERLLKDLDNVDWPERTKEAQRNWIGKSEGARITFQVEGEKDTFEVFTTRPDTLFGVTFMVMAPEHPLVKAIMTDPQAAAVENYIFDTSKKSEVDRKATTEKTGVFTGAHALHPITGEKIEIWIADYVLMDYGTGAIMAVPGHDARDFEFATKFNIPIKRVVEGGEALPFEGEGTMVNSQFLDGLTKTDAIKKMLAHLESKKLGLREVQYKLRDWLFSRQRYWGEPFPIVDFPNGVQKAVPANELPVLLPEVADYEPSDTGEAPLAKIHDWVRYKGAANGGEEGRRITDTMPGAAGSSWYFLRYIDPHNANAPFSADSEKYWMPVDLYVGGPEHTVGHLLYSRFWMKVLFDCGLVTHDEPFKKLAHQGMILGPDGEKMSKSRGNVIPALDIAQTHGTDAVRTFVCFMGPLDKDKAWSPTGIDGVKRFLDRVSRLVVNDDGGYVATQTPAPTEIVKLVHKTVKKVTEDIESMSFNTAVSAMMILVNELYKMDCRSEEALRPLVQVLAPFAPHLAEELWEKMGGKGLCALAPWPKYDPALVTDDTVTIGVQVNGKMRGTIEIAADASESDAVAAAKEVAGVSAVLAGKSPDKVIYKAGKILNLIVKV; this is encoded by the coding sequence ATGGCTTTGAATTTTACCGAGATCGAACAAAAATGGCAGACTAAGTGGGCCGAGGCGAAAGCCTTTGAAGCCGACATGAAAAGCACAAAGCCTAAGTACTATGCCTTAGACATGTTTCCTTACCCTTCAGGATCTGGCCTGCACGTAGGCCACATCGCCTCTTACACCCCGGCGGATATCATCTCTCGCTATAAAAGAGCCAATGGTTTTAATGTTCTTCATCCAATGGGTTATGATGCCTTTGGCTTGCCCGCAGAACAATACGCCATCCAAACCGGTATTCATCCGGCTGTCACCACCCGTAAGGCGATTGAGTCGTTCCGTAAAACTTTGCAAACTTTCGGTTTTAGCTTTGACTGGTCACGAGAGATTTCCACGTGTGAACCTGATTACTATAAATGGACCCAGTTCATTTTCTTAAAACTTTATGAGCGCGGCTTAGCTTACCAAAAAGAAGTGCCTGTAAACTGGTGCCCGGCTTTAAAAACAGTTTTGGCCAATGATGAAGTCATCGACGGAAAGTCAGAACGCGGGGGCCATCCGGTTATTCGCGTTCCGATGAAACAATGGATGCTTAAAATCACTGATTACGCTGAACGCCTGCTTAAAGATTTAGACAACGTTGACTGGCCCGAGCGCACAAAAGAAGCGCAACGCAATTGGATTGGCAAAAGCGAAGGGGCGCGCATCACTTTCCAGGTTGAAGGCGAAAAAGATACCTTTGAAGTCTTCACCACTCGCCCGGACACCTTGTTTGGCGTGACTTTCATGGTGATGGCTCCGGAACATCCGTTAGTGAAGGCCATCATGACGGACCCGCAGGCCGCGGCGGTTGAAAACTATATTTTTGATACTTCAAAAAAATCAGAAGTAGATCGTAAAGCAACAACTGAAAAAACCGGAGTTTTTACCGGAGCGCATGCTCTTCACCCCATCACGGGCGAAAAAATTGAAATCTGGATCGCGGATTACGTTCTTATGGATTACGGAACAGGTGCGATTATGGCGGTTCCGGGTCATGATGCTCGCGATTTCGAATTTGCTACAAAATTTAATATTCCTATTAAGCGCGTGGTTGAGGGCGGTGAGGCTTTGCCTTTTGAAGGTGAAGGCACCATGGTCAATTCGCAGTTTTTAGATGGCTTGACAAAAACTGATGCCATTAAAAAAATGCTGGCTCACCTTGAAAGCAAAAAATTGGGCTTGCGTGAAGTTCAATACAAATTGCGTGACTGGTTATTCAGCCGTCAACGTTATTGGGGCGAGCCGTTCCCGATCGTGGATTTCCCAAATGGGGTCCAAAAAGCAGTTCCGGCAAATGAACTTCCGGTTCTTTTACCTGAAGTTGCTGACTATGAACCTTCAGACACGGGTGAAGCTCCTTTAGCTAAAATCCATGATTGGGTTCGTTATAAAGGGGCCGCCAACGGGGGTGAAGAAGGTCGTCGTATTACCGACACCATGCCGGGAGCAGCGGGATCATCATGGTATTTCTTGCGTTATATTGATCCGCATAATGCCAATGCGCCATTCAGTGCTGATTCTGAAAAATACTGGATGCCGGTCGACCTCTATGTGGGTGGACCTGAGCACACGGTGGGACATTTACTTTACTCACGCTTTTGGATGAAGGTTCTTTTTGACTGCGGTTTAGTCACTCACGATGAACCATTTAAAAAACTGGCCCACCAGGGAATGATCTTGGGACCCGATGGCGAGAAAATGTCGAAATCCCGCGGCAATGTGATTCCCGCTTTGGATATCGCCCAAACTCATGGAACGGATGCCGTAAGAACTTTCGTTTGCTTCATGGGACCTTTGGACAAGGACAAAGCCTGGTCGCCAACAGGTATTGACGGAGTAAAACGCTTCTTGGACCGCGTTTCAAGATTGGTCGTTAATGATGACGGCGGTTATGTCGCTACTCAAACTCCGGCACCGACAGAAATTGTTAAGCTTGTTCACAAAACTGTGAAAAAGGTGACAGAAGACATTGAAAGCATGAGTTTTAATACGGCTGTCAGTGCTATGATGATTCTGGTCAATGAGCTTTATAAAATGGACTGCCGTTCCGAAGAGGCTTTGCGTCCCCTGGTGCAAGTGCTTGCGCCGTTTGCTCCCCACTTGGCTGAAGAGCTGTGGGAGAAAATGGGCGGAAAAGGTTTATGTGCTTTGGCCCCTTGGCCAAAATATGACCCGGCCCTGGTGACCGACGACACGGTAACGATCGGTGTTCAGGTGAACGGCAAGATGCGCGGAACGATTGAAATCGCGGCTGATGCCTCTGAATCCGACGCGGTCGCTGCGGCAAAAGAAGTTGCCGGAGTTTCTGCAGTTTTAGCTGGCAAATCCCCTGATAAGGTGATTTATAAAGCCGGAAAAATTTTGAATTTGATCGTTAAGGTTTAG
- a CDS encoding ABC transporter permease subunit has product MVVYLIRRLLLMIPTFFGITIVTFALINMAPGGPIEQKLQAIRFGSGGGGGGSTGSSVGNRGDSAVNEEVIEALKKQYGFDKPLHVRYLIWLKNLSRLDFGESFTYQEPVTDVIISKFPVSLTFGLTSLFLTYLICIPLGVSKATKAGGIYDRLTTFGLNLTYSIPPLILGIFLIVVVAGKWNLAPLGGFQSDDYESLSTWARFTDRLHHMILPLLCYMIGGFTELSTLMRNSMLDVIKSDYVRTARAKGLSERKVIFKHALRNALIPIATGLGGFFGVFLAGSLIIEQIFNLDGIGLLGYQSIMSRDYNVIMGLTFMSSMVLMLGRIFSDVIYVMVDPRIDFK; this is encoded by the coding sequence TTGGTCGTTTACTTAATTCGCCGATTATTACTGATGATCCCGACATTTTTCGGGATCACGATTGTGACTTTTGCCCTTATCAATATGGCTCCAGGTGGGCCTATCGAACAAAAACTGCAAGCCATTCGCTTTGGTAGCGGTGGTGGAGGCGGGGGTTCTACTGGTTCTTCTGTTGGCAATCGCGGCGACTCCGCTGTGAACGAAGAAGTTATTGAGGCTCTTAAAAAACAGTACGGTTTTGATAAGCCTCTTCATGTGCGCTACCTGATCTGGCTTAAAAACTTAAGTCGCCTGGATTTCGGCGAAAGCTTTACTTACCAGGAACCAGTGACTGATGTGATCATCAGTAAATTCCCAGTTTCTTTGACCTTCGGTCTTACCTCATTGTTTTTAACTTACCTCATTTGTATTCCGTTGGGGGTCAGTAAGGCCACCAAAGCAGGGGGTATTTACGATCGACTGACCACGTTCGGATTGAATCTGACATATTCCATTCCACCTTTAATTTTGGGTATTTTCTTAATCGTTGTGGTTGCAGGTAAGTGGAATTTGGCTCCGCTCGGGGGATTTCAGTCTGATGACTATGAATCTTTGAGTACTTGGGCGCGTTTCACTGATCGCCTTCATCATATGATCTTGCCTTTGCTTTGTTATATGATTGGTGGCTTTACAGAGCTTTCTACGTTGATGCGAAATTCGATGCTAGATGTGATTAAGTCTGACTATGTTCGTACGGCACGGGCGAAAGGTCTTTCTGAGCGCAAAGTTATCTTTAAGCATGCCCTTCGCAATGCTTTGATCCCAATTGCAACGGGCCTAGGTGGATTCTTCGGAGTTTTCTTAGCGGGTTCGTTGATTATTGAACAGATCTTTAATTTAGATGGTATCGGTCTTTTAGGATATCAATCCATTATGTCGCGTGATTATAACGTGATCATGGGACTGACGTTCATGTCGTCGATGGTACTGATGTTAGGTCGAATTTTCTCTGACGTTATTTATGTGATGGTTGACCCAAGGATTGATTTCAAATGA
- a CDS encoding peptide-binding protein yields the protein MNMKGLLALLLSSAMAAPALALAPNASAPQGGNFVINLGGEPPTVHPITSTDTYSRAVQGYVCEGLATRDSETYDWKPRLAEKWEISKDNKTFTFFLRKNAVFHDGTPVTAEDVKFSFDAIFEPKYEAAHLRPYYEGLTKAEVVDAHTIKFTAKDLYFKNFESAATLTVIPKATYSDVEKSKKMNRSLNCSGPYQLSKFDRGQLITLKKFDKWWGINDPIYKGTYNFDTVTMRFYKDENVQLERAKKGELDYIDLRIEAFMKKTEGAPWGKTVIKHKVANDAPKSYGFVGWNFRKELFQDKNVRVALAHLLNREEMNKKFRYGMSDLANGAVYIRSEFNPGNKALEFSPKKAQELLAKAGWTDADKNGVLEKTVNGKKTEFKFTLIYPNKDVEKYWTLYREDLKKAGIDMELKYLEWNSFLKLIDEGNFDAVTLAWGGGSVEPDPKQIWHSSGAVAGGSNFIAYKNPEVDKLIDEARVEPNRAKRVTKLKEAYKKIAEDAPYAFLFNDKYEFYANSSRMGSPGETFKYEVGTDYWWMKPQ from the coding sequence ATGAATATGAAGGGTCTCCTAGCTTTATTATTAAGCTCAGCTATGGCAGCTCCCGCTTTGGCTCTTGCACCGAATGCATCAGCTCCACAAGGCGGCAATTTCGTCATCAACTTAGGTGGAGAGCCACCGACAGTTCATCCGATCACTAGCACTGATACATACAGCCGTGCGGTTCAGGGTTATGTGTGTGAAGGCTTAGCGACTCGTGACTCTGAAACTTACGACTGGAAACCTCGTTTGGCAGAGAAGTGGGAAATCTCCAAAGACAATAAAACATTCACATTCTTCTTGCGCAAAAATGCTGTTTTCCATGACGGAACACCGGTGACTGCGGAAGACGTGAAGTTTTCTTTCGACGCGATCTTTGAGCCAAAATATGAAGCGGCTCATCTTCGTCCTTACTATGAAGGTTTAACGAAAGCGGAAGTGGTTGATGCTCACACCATCAAATTCACCGCCAAAGATCTTTACTTCAAAAACTTTGAGTCTGCGGCGACATTGACCGTCATTCCAAAAGCGACTTACAGCGATGTTGAAAAGTCTAAAAAAATGAACCGCAGCTTGAACTGCTCGGGCCCATACCAATTGTCTAAATTTGATCGTGGTCAATTGATCACTCTTAAGAAGTTTGACAAGTGGTGGGGTATCAATGACCCAATTTACAAAGGCACTTACAACTTCGATACTGTGACAATGCGTTTTTATAAAGATGAAAACGTGCAACTTGAGCGCGCTAAAAAAGGCGAGCTTGATTACATCGATTTACGTATTGAAGCTTTCATGAAAAAAACCGAGGGTGCTCCTTGGGGTAAAACAGTTATTAAGCACAAAGTGGCTAATGATGCTCCTAAATCTTACGGCTTTGTAGGTTGGAACTTCCGCAAAGAATTGTTCCAAGATAAAAATGTTCGCGTGGCTTTGGCACACTTGTTAAACCGCGAAGAAATGAACAAAAAATTCCGTTACGGTATGTCGGATCTTGCGAACGGTGCTGTTTACATCCGTTCAGAGTTCAACCCAGGCAACAAAGCTTTGGAGTTCAGCCCTAAGAAAGCTCAAGAGCTTTTGGCTAAGGCAGGTTGGACTGACGCTGATAAAAACGGTGTTTTAGAAAAAACTGTGAATGGTAAGAAAACTGAATTCAAATTCACATTGATCTATCCAAATAAAGACGTTGAAAAATACTGGACTCTTTACCGCGAAGACTTGAAAAAAGCCGGTATCGACATGGAATTGAAATACCTAGAGTGGAACTCATTCCTTAAGTTGATTGATGAAGGAAACTTCGACGCGGTGACTTTGGCTTGGGGTGGCGGTTCGGTTGAACCAGACCCAAAACAAATCTGGCATTCTTCGGGTGCCGTAGCCGGTGGATCTAATTTCATCGCTTACAAAAACCCTGAAGTTGATAAACTTATCGACGAAGCTCGTGTTGAACCAAACCGTGCTAAACGTGTGACTAAGTTGAAAGAAGCTTACAAAAAAATCGCGGAGGATGCTCCTTACGCATTCTTGTTCAACGATAAGTATGAATTCTATGCAAATTCTTCACGCATGGGCTCTCCAGGCGAGACATTTAAATACGAAGTTGGTACAGACTACTGGTGGATGAAGCCTCAATAG
- a CDS encoding GGDEF domain-containing response regulator, which yields MSFEANFKHPKSRRVLVIDDDPDSLEILLEPLRWEGYDARGVTSEKEAHTLIESWIPHIVILDWIAPSMAGLKLLKSVRERLNHVSCVFVSENSSTEAIIEALDSGADDYIVKPFVPLELLARIRTQLRIRDLHEQLLFANEKLKELVDTDDLTGLFNMRSLYQKLDLELERGRRFHRDVCVVMMDMDFFKTVNDGHDHLFGSYVLSEVGKIIRASTRNIDLPARYGGDEFLIVLTETNHEGAIHFCERLRDSIRETLFKNGADEIKLTASLGFAITIPGENISARDLVRRADHALYDAKNAGRNQVRFYEPEQAPVVQLKTAAQKRRKAAG from the coding sequence ATGAGCTTTGAAGCCAATTTTAAACATCCTAAAAGTCGCCGCGTCCTAGTGATCGACGACGATCCAGACAGCTTAGAGATTCTTCTAGAACCTCTTCGTTGGGAAGGCTATGACGCCCGGGGAGTCACTTCTGAAAAAGAAGCGCACACTCTTATTGAGTCATGGATTCCTCATATCGTAATTCTGGATTGGATTGCGCCATCGATGGCGGGCTTAAAATTACTTAAATCTGTCCGTGAACGCTTAAACCATGTTTCGTGCGTTTTCGTCTCTGAAAACTCCAGTACGGAAGCCATTATTGAGGCCTTAGACTCTGGCGCTGATGATTATATCGTCAAGCCCTTCGTGCCGCTAGAGCTTTTGGCCCGTATTCGTACCCAATTGCGTATCCGTGATTTGCATGAACAACTTCTTTTTGCCAATGAAAAACTGAAGGAGCTTGTCGATACCGATGACTTAACGGGTCTGTTTAATATGCGCTCGCTTTATCAAAAATTAGATTTAGAGTTAGAGCGGGGACGCCGTTTTCACCGTGATGTTTGCGTTGTCATGATGGATATGGACTTTTTTAAAACCGTGAATGATGGTCATGATCATCTTTTTGGAAGTTATGTGCTTTCTGAGGTCGGCAAAATCATTCGTGCTTCGACTCGTAATATCGACTTACCGGCCCGTTATGGCGGGGATGAGTTTCTTATCGTATTAACCGAAACAAATCACGAAGGGGCTATTCATTTCTGCGAGCGCTTGCGTGACAGTATTCGTGAAACACTATTTAAAAACGGTGCTGATGAAATCAAGCTAACGGCTTCTTTAGGTTTTGCCATTACTATCCCAGGGGAAAATATCAGTGCGCGCGATTTAGTTCGTCGTGCCGACCACGCTTTGTATGATGCCAAAAATGCAGGTCGCAATCAGGTTCGCTTCTATGAACCCGAGCAAGCCCCTGTGGTGCAATTAAAAACGGCTGCTCAAAAACGTCGAAAAGCAGCAGGTTAG
- a CDS encoding transposase gives MSNYLCFIHHAYKGEIYAFVLMSNHFHLLIRFPENNMSEAMTYFMRESSRMISRQAGRINQTKYKSVRTR, from the coding sequence ATGTCAAACTACTTGTGCTTTATCCATCACGCTTACAAGGGGGAAATTTATGCCTTTGTCTTAATGAGTAATCACTTCCACCTTTTAATCCGCTTTCCTGAAAACAATATGTCTGAAGCGATGACATATTTTATGCGAGAGTCTTCCAGAATGATTTCCCGGCAGGCGGGGCGAATCAATCAAACTAAATACAAGTCCGTCAGAACAAGATAA
- a CDS encoding ABC transporter permease subunit: protein MIDPIQKYLIKNELTLKRYRRFKKDRVAVLSVWILLTMFFFSFTAELWANNHPHVIKYHGKLYFPLFKDYHPTEFGRDDIYVMDYRALKLAEGDWAVWPLIQWNAYESNKTVDTYPSPPSKSNWFGTDESGRDVTTRVLYGFRYSMMFSLGAWLASYAIGILLGSIMGYAGGKTDLIGQRIVEIIESMPIILILLTMISIFTPSLLFLVLFYSIFSWTGISAYMRAQFLQLRKREYVEAAQALGANHRRVIGKHILPNGLTPIITFSPFVISGNVSVLSFLDYLGLGLTPPTPSWGELLSQAQKWFTIAPWLVWAPLIALFVTLLLLINIGIAVRDAFDSRM, encoded by the coding sequence ATGATCGACCCAATTCAAAAATACCTTATTAAGAATGAGCTGACCTTAAAACGTTACCGACGTTTTAAAAAGGACCGAGTAGCTGTATTGTCCGTTTGGATCTTGCTAACCATGTTCTTTTTCAGCTTTACTGCAGAGCTGTGGGCTAACAATCATCCCCATGTAATTAAATACCACGGTAAATTGTATTTCCCTTTATTTAAGGATTATCATCCGACAGAATTTGGGCGCGACGACATCTATGTGATGGATTATCGTGCGCTTAAGCTGGCGGAAGGTGATTGGGCGGTTTGGCCATTGATTCAATGGAATGCTTACGAAAGTAATAAAACTGTTGATACGTATCCATCTCCTCCCTCCAAGAGCAATTGGTTCGGCACGGATGAAAGTGGTCGGGATGTGACAACTCGCGTCCTTTATGGTTTCCGTTATTCGATGATGTTCTCTTTGGGTGCTTGGCTTGCGTCTTATGCGATCGGAATCTTGTTGGGATCCATCATGGGTTATGCGGGAGGTAAAACGGATTTGATTGGCCAGCGTATTGTAGAAATCATCGAAAGTATGCCTATCATTCTGATCTTGTTGACGATGATTTCGATCTTTACACCGTCGTTGTTGTTCCTAGTGCTGTTTTATTCCATCTTCTCTTGGACGGGTATTTCGGCTTACATGCGTGCGCAGTTCTTACAACTGCGTAAACGTGAATACGTCGAAGCAGCGCAAGCTTTAGGTGCCAATCACCGGCGTGTTATCGGGAAGCATATTTTACCCAACGGCTTAACTCCGATTATCACATTCTCTCCATTTGTGATTTCTGGGAATGTTTCGGTTTTGTCTTTCTTAGACTATTTAGGTTTAGGTTTGACGCCACCAACTCCGTCTTGGGGTGAGTTGTTAAGCCAGGCGCAAAAATGGTTCACAATTGCTCCGTGGTTGGTCTGGGCGCCATTGATAGCTCTTTTTGTAACTTTGTTGTTATTGATCAATATCGGTATCGCCGTTCGCGACGCCTTCGACTCTCGAATGTAA